One Sphingopyxis macrogoltabida genomic region harbors:
- a CDS encoding Asp/Glu racemase has translation MARPIRIGQIVPSSNVTMETEIPALLRAREGIAPERFTFHSSRMRMKKVTKEELAAMDADSDRCALELSDAAVDVLGYACLVAIMSMGEGYHRVSEARLHQRTVENGHAAPVVTSAGALVEGLKVLGAKRIALVAPYMKPLTQMVVSYIETEGVEVSDWLALEIPDNLEVAAQDPANLLDHYKRFDLSGVDALVLSACVQMPSLTSVQKIEDAIGKPVISAAICTAHQMLTRLGLRTEVPGAGALLSGRY, from the coding sequence ATGGCAAGACCGATCCGGATCGGGCAGATCGTCCCGAGCTCGAACGTCACGATGGAAACCGAAATCCCGGCGCTGCTCCGTGCGCGCGAGGGCATCGCCCCCGAACGCTTCACTTTCCACTCGTCGCGGATGCGGATGAAGAAGGTGACGAAGGAGGAACTGGCGGCGATGGACGCCGATTCGGACCGCTGCGCGCTCGAACTGTCCGACGCCGCGGTCGACGTGCTCGGCTATGCCTGCCTCGTCGCAATCATGAGCATGGGCGAGGGCTATCATCGCGTGTCGGAGGCGCGGCTGCACCAGCGGACGGTCGAGAACGGCCATGCCGCGCCCGTCGTCACCAGCGCCGGCGCGCTGGTCGAAGGGCTGAAGGTGCTGGGGGCGAAGCGCATCGCGCTGGTCGCGCCCTATATGAAGCCGCTGACCCAGATGGTCGTATCTTATATCGAGACCGAGGGTGTCGAGGTAAGCGATTGGCTTGCCCTCGAAATTCCGGACAATCTGGAGGTCGCGGCGCAGGACCCGGCGAACCTGCTCGACCATTACAAACGGTTTGACCTGAGCGGCGTCGATGCGCTCGTCCTGTCGGCGTGCGTCCAGATGCCGTCGCTGACGTCGGTGCAGAAGATCGAGGATGCGATCGGCAAACCGGTGATATCGGCGGCGATCTGTACCGCGCACCAGATGCTGACGCGGCTGGGCCTGCGCACCGAAGTGCCCGGCGCCGGGGCGCTGCTGTCGGGCCGCTATTAA
- a CDS encoding fumarylacetoacetate hydrolase family protein, producing the protein MRFVTYRTVETEPRLGLLHDGLVIDVEYFGDAIGQDLPSTMLDFIDLGPIGLRFLKEAVAGATAADLVGTSLPGGNVALLAPIPRPRKNIFGIGLNYTEHVAESARSLDTSNELPKQPVIFSKPPTAVVAWNDPIRHNARVTQQLDWETELAVVIGSTARHVAEADALNHVFGYTVINDVSARDCRRAGQWIVSKGQDSFAPMGPCIVTADEIGDPHNLNLSTRVNGVEKQNSNTRFMLFNVNQLIADISSVMTLEPGDIIATGTPAGVGAGRDPQEFMWPGDVVECTVEGIGTLRNPIVAV; encoded by the coding sequence ATGCGCTTCGTAACCTATCGCACGGTCGAAACCGAACCGCGGCTCGGGCTGCTTCACGACGGGCTGGTGATCGACGTCGAATATTTCGGCGACGCGATCGGGCAGGACCTGCCCTCGACGATGCTCGATTTCATCGATCTGGGGCCGATCGGGCTGCGCTTCCTCAAGGAAGCGGTCGCCGGCGCAACGGCGGCCGATCTGGTCGGCACCTCGCTGCCCGGGGGCAATGTCGCCTTGCTCGCGCCGATCCCGCGGCCGCGCAAGAATATCTTCGGTATCGGTCTCAACTATACCGAGCATGTCGCTGAATCGGCACGCAGCCTCGACACGTCGAACGAACTTCCGAAGCAGCCGGTGATCTTTTCGAAGCCACCGACCGCGGTCGTCGCGTGGAATGATCCGATCCGCCACAATGCCCGGGTGACGCAGCAGCTCGACTGGGAAACCGAGCTGGCGGTGGTGATCGGCAGCACCGCGCGTCATGTCGCCGAGGCCGACGCGCTAAACCATGTCTTCGGTTACACGGTGATCAACGACGTTTCGGCGCGCGACTGCCGCCGCGCCGGGCAGTGGATCGTGTCGAAGGGGCAGGACAGCTTCGCGCCGATGGGGCCGTGCATCGTCACGGCGGACGAGATCGGCGATCCGCACAACCTCAATCTGTCGACCCGCGTCAACGGGGTCGAGAAGCAGAACAGCAACACCCGCTTCATGCTGTTCAACGTCAACCAGCTCATCGCCGATATTTCGAGCGTGATGACGCTGGAGCCGGGGGACATCATCGCGACCGGCACCCCGGCGGGAGTCGGCGCGGGCCGCGATCCGCAGGAATTCATGTGGCCGGGCGACGTCGTCGAATGCACCGTCGAGGGCATCGGCACGCTGCGCAACCCGATCGTCGCGGTCTGA
- a CDS encoding cupin domain-containing protein, with product MTDHPAVIDPRDKVLGRSHVTDTPELEAFYQELAGRNAGAFWKRANAIEPWEPETRYRPTLWRYADMRALCLRAIDLVRPEEAGRRVVTLLNDSDAGRENVAVCGWLFSGMQAMKPGEITPAHKHTASAHRFIMEGRGAYTVVDGHHITLGANDYVLTPNGCWHDHGIAADGEVSIWQDGLDIPLMNCMETNFYAVHDQPRQTPAFPSNDLPLSYGGAGLRPEGVGAWDKPYSPVMVYRWEAVRDALWNLAAVSEGSPFDGHLMRYANPLTGGWALQTMGAHMQMLPGGFRGQAHRHTGNVVYNAAGGRGYSIIGGERFDWETHDIFCVPAWMWHEHVNLDPSEPAFLFSFNDFPVMEVLGVRIEEPYPDHGGRQPA from the coding sequence ATGACCGACCATCCCGCCGTGATCGACCCGCGCGACAAGGTGCTGGGGCGCTCGCACGTCACCGACACACCCGAACTGGAAGCCTTTTATCAGGAGCTTGCGGGCCGGAATGCAGGCGCATTCTGGAAGCGCGCAAATGCGATCGAGCCGTGGGAGCCCGAGACACGCTATCGCCCGACACTGTGGCGTTATGCCGATATGCGTGCGCTGTGCCTGCGCGCGATCGACCTCGTCCGGCCCGAGGAAGCGGGGCGGCGCGTCGTCACCCTGCTCAACGACAGCGATGCGGGCCGCGAGAATGTCGCGGTGTGCGGCTGGCTGTTCAGCGGCATGCAGGCGATGAAGCCCGGCGAAATCACCCCCGCGCACAAGCACACCGCCTCGGCGCACCGCTTCATCATGGAAGGGCGCGGCGCCTATACAGTCGTCGACGGGCATCATATCACGCTGGGCGCCAATGATTATGTGCTGACCCCGAACGGCTGCTGGCACGACCATGGTATCGCCGCCGACGGCGAGGTGTCGATCTGGCAGGACGGGCTCGATATTCCGTTGATGAACTGCATGGAAACGAACTTCTATGCGGTTCACGACCAGCCCCGCCAAACGCCGGCCTTTCCGTCGAACGATCTGCCGCTGAGCTATGGCGGCGCGGGGCTGCGGCCCGAGGGCGTCGGCGCGTGGGACAAGCCTTATTCGCCGGTGATGGTCTATCGCTGGGAGGCGGTGCGCGATGCGCTGTGGAACCTTGCCGCGGTGTCGGAGGGATCGCCGTTCGACGGGCATCTGATGCGCTATGCCAACCCGCTGACCGGCGGCTGGGCGCTGCAGACGATGGGCGCGCATATGCAGATGCTGCCCGGTGGCTTTCGCGGGCAGGCGCACCGGCACACCGGCAACGTCGTCTATAATGCCGCGGGCGGGCGCGGCTATTCGATCATCGGCGGCGAACGGTTCGACTGGGAAACGCACGACATCTTCTGCGTGCCCGCGTGGATGTGGCACGAGCATGTCAACCTCGACCCGTCCGAACCGGCTTTCCTTTTTTCGTTCAACGACTTCCCGGTGATGGAGGTGCTCGGCGTCCGCATCGAGGAGCCTTATCCCGACCACGGCGGCCGCCAGCCCGCCTGA
- a CDS encoding carbon-nitrogen hydrolase family protein: protein MSDVSAPFLPKSRVAAVQAAPVFLDAAATVDKACALIAEAAAGGAQLVAFPEVFVAAYPYWNWLMTPIEGAAWFERLYRASIRVDGPEVAALCAAARDHGCTVVIGINERDPVSVGTLYNTNLIIGSDGSLLGRHRKLVPTWAEKLTWAGGDGASIRVYDTPVGPLGTLACGENTNTLARFALLSQGELVHVANYIALPVAPASYNMAEAIRIRATAHSFEGKVFTIVACSTVSEEIIAAMSVERPENRALLERRSSAWSGVIDPHGNLVGEALIDDEGIVYADIDLGACVGPKQMHDIIGGYNRFDIFNLTVDRTPRAPATFADAPPAVEGASEEEPS from the coding sequence ATGAGCGACGTGTCGGCCCCCTTTTTGCCCAAATCGCGCGTCGCGGCGGTGCAGGCCGCGCCGGTGTTCCTCGACGCCGCGGCGACGGTCGACAAGGCGTGTGCGCTGATCGCCGAAGCGGCGGCGGGCGGCGCGCAGCTTGTAGCGTTCCCCGAGGTGTTCGTCGCCGCTTACCCCTATTGGAACTGGCTGATGACGCCGATCGAGGGGGCGGCTTGGTTCGAGCGGCTCTATCGCGCCTCGATCCGCGTCGACGGGCCCGAGGTTGCGGCGCTGTGCGCGGCGGCGCGCGATCATGGCTGTACCGTCGTGATCGGGATCAACGAGCGCGATCCGGTCAGCGTCGGCACCCTCTACAACACCAACCTGATCATCGGCTCCGACGGCAGCCTGCTCGGCCGTCACCGCAAGCTGGTGCCGACCTGGGCCGAGAAACTGACCTGGGCCGGCGGCGACGGTGCCTCGATCCGCGTGTACGACACGCCGGTCGGGCCGCTGGGTACGCTGGCGTGCGGGGAGAATACCAACACGCTGGCGCGCTTCGCGCTGCTGTCGCAGGGCGAGCTCGTCCATGTGGCCAATTATATCGCGCTGCCGGTGGCGCCCGCGTCGTATAATATGGCCGAAGCGATCCGCATCCGCGCCACCGCGCACAGTTTCGAGGGCAAGGTCTTCACCATCGTCGCCTGTTCGACGGTAAGCGAGGAGATCATCGCCGCGATGAGTGTCGAGCGCCCCGAAAACCGCGCCTTGCTCGAACGGCGGAGCAGCGCCTGGTCGGGGGTCATCGACCCGCATGGCAATCTGGTCGGCGAGGCACTGATCGACGACGAGGGCATCGTCTATGCCGATATCGACCTCGGCGCCTGCGTTGGGCCGAAGCAGATGCACGACATCATCGGCGGTTATAACCGCTTCGACATCTTCAACCTGACCGTCGACCGGACGCCGCGCGCGCCGGCGACGTTCGCGGATGCGCCACCCGCCGTGGAGGGCGCCAGCGAGGAGGAGCCGTCATGA